The window TCGCCATATAAAAATGGCTCATACTTGAGTGTGCCGCCGCCGGCAAAATAGGCTTTGTTGAATACAATGAAAGATCCGTGTGGCGCATAGATGCGGGAAACATCTCCTGGTGTAGCAGCAAGCATGCGTTTGGAACGCTTGAACAATCCTCGCAAGCCTCGCTTGGCATGGGATAACAGTTCATACGCATTGAATACCAATACATTGCTTGCGATATGTTTGCGGAAGCTGGTAATCGACTTCCCTGGTCGCTGCTTCATGTACGGGTTCTGATTATCACCCGTAAGGCTCGACATAATACCCGGCGCTACCATTGCACAGTGTGTTTGCCCGTGCAAACTGTGAAGCTTCTGAAAGAAAGCTGTGTCGTGCAAGAGGATGTCTGGGTTGGAGACAATTACCCAATCGGGGAAAGGCGCTGATTTTGTGAAATGGTCGAACCCGTATGCGGCACCGCCGAAGTATCCCAGGTTTTCAGGGGGGACGACAACTTCAAATCCTTTTTCGTTTGTCAGTGCTTCAAAGCCAGCATGTGTCGTCGGTGGTTGGCTGTTGTCGATGACTACTGTATGGATATGACCGTCAAATTGCTGTGACCGCACCGTATCCATACAACGAAGCACCGCGTCTTCGCTGTGATAATTCACACATAGGATGAGTATGGTAGGCTGCTTGGTCAATTACTTGTGTTGTCTATCGAGATACGAATACTGGATGTGGATCAGGCCGGCACAGATTGTTTTTCTTCGTGGAGCCGGCGTGTGTTGGCATACGCGATAGCAATGAAGGTAATAAAGATCACATAGTTATTGCGCGAAAACAGGTCCATGTTCAGTGCAATAATCATCGTTACGCCAACCACGAGTAGCATGAATTTTCGGAAGCGCTCCAGGGGCCAGGAATCTGACTTCGGGCCCAATAACTTGAGCAATTGATACAGAAAGCCCAGCAAAATGATCAGTCCAATCACACCAAAAGGCAGCATAAAAGAGAGGTACGAATTGTCGACGGTGTAAAACGCGCCGCGGTCTGGCAACACTGCATAAGGTTTGCCCAGGCCTTGTCCGAACGGGAGTCCGTTTACCAGCCGCTCCATGTATTGCTCATACAAGATATCCCTGTTGCCGGTAATTGCACTGTCGACTACTTCGCTTACGCCCACATTTACAGCAAACCGTAGCGCAAGGCTCTTGCCAAACCGCTCATTGATAAGGCTTAGTCCGAGGATTCCTACGATCATGAAAAACACTACAAAGCCCATCCTGAAGTAATAGGTCAGTTTCTGGGACTTTTTGGTGTAGTATACAAGCGGTGCAAGAAAGGCAATCATGGCAAGGCC is drawn from Bacteroidota bacterium and contains these coding sequences:
- a CDS encoding glycosyltransferase, translating into MNYHSEDAVLRCMDTVRSQQFDGHIHTVVIDNSQPPTTHAGFEALTNEKGFEVVVPPENLGYFGGAAYGFDHFTKSAPFPDWVIVSNPDILLHDTAFFQKLHSLHGQTHCAMVAPGIMSSLTGDNQNPYMKQRPGKSITSFRKHIASNVLVFNAYELLSHAKRGLRGLFKRSKRMLAATPGDVSRIYAPHGSFIVFNKAYFAGGGTLKYEPFLYGEENYVAELAMQMDLPVLYDPKLQVTHEEHATTGLLKSGKMVSIIHDARTYLYEHFYLTTTPGELHGKRYS